One Micromonospora sp. WMMD812 genomic window carries:
- a CDS encoding NUDIX domain-containing protein: MTIDRDGFAAPPALVEHARRFRAEGGVPAVPRVAATVLLLRPAGAEFEVYLIRRVAAMAFGGMYAFPGGGVDRSDSQAHLDWAGPTPAEWGGRLGLAPDAAQAVVCAAAREVFEEAGVLLAGADAASVLGDVSGDDWETARVALEQHRGGFADLLAERSLTLRSDLLLPWSRWITPEFEPRRFDTYFFVALLPEGQRTRDVSGEADHTLWIRPAEARARAAAGELTMLPPTLVTLGQVAAADDLAGVVRAAATRDAATPVTPRLELPPDGDPRFLLA, from the coding sequence ATGACGATCGACCGCGACGGCTTCGCCGCGCCGCCGGCCCTGGTGGAGCACGCCCGGCGGTTCCGGGCCGAGGGCGGCGTGCCCGCGGTGCCCCGGGTGGCGGCGACCGTGCTGCTGCTCCGCCCGGCCGGCGCCGAGTTCGAGGTCTACCTGATCCGCCGGGTCGCGGCGATGGCCTTCGGCGGGATGTACGCCTTCCCCGGCGGCGGGGTGGACCGGTCGGACTCTCAGGCGCACCTGGACTGGGCCGGTCCGACGCCGGCGGAGTGGGGCGGGCGGCTCGGGCTCGCGCCGGACGCCGCCCAGGCGGTGGTCTGCGCCGCCGCCCGCGAGGTCTTCGAGGAGGCGGGTGTGCTGCTCGCCGGCGCGGACGCGGCCAGCGTGCTCGGCGACGTGAGCGGGGACGACTGGGAGACCGCCCGGGTCGCGCTGGAGCAGCACCGGGGCGGCTTCGCCGACCTGCTCGCCGAGCGGAGCCTCACCCTCCGCTCCGACCTGCTGCTGCCGTGGAGCCGGTGGATCACCCCGGAGTTCGAGCCGCGCCGCTTCGACACGTACTTTTTCGTCGCCCTGCTGCCCGAGGGGCAGCGGACCCGGGACGTCTCCGGCGAGGCCGACCACACGTTGTGGATCCGGCCGGCGGAGGCGCGGGCCCGGGCCGCGGCGGGCGAGCTGACCATGCTGCCGCCGACCCTGGTCACGCTGGGCCAGGTGGCGGCCGCCGACGACCTGGCCGGCGTGGTACGGGCGGCGGCCACCCGGGACGCCGCGACCCCGGTCACGCCGCGCCTGGAGCTGCCCCCGGACGGCGACCCCCGTTTCCTGCTCGCCTGA
- the pstB gene encoding phosphate ABC transporter ATP-binding protein PstB — protein MAKRIEASNVTAYYGAFKAIENINLTVEPKTVTALIGPSGCGKSTFLRSINRMHEVLPDARVEGSLTIDDQDIYDRDVDVTAVRRMIGMVFQRPNPFPTMSIYENVVAGLRLNGVRRKSLLDEAAEKALRSANLWDEVKDRLGKPGAGLSGGQQQRLCIARTIAVEPQVVLMDEPCSALDPISTLAIEDLMFQLKDKFTIIIVTHNMQQAARVSDRTAFFSIEKTGDPGRLIEYDNTQKIFSNPSVKKTEDYITGRFG, from the coding sequence ATGGCCAAGCGCATCGAAGCCTCGAACGTCACCGCCTACTACGGCGCCTTCAAGGCGATCGAGAACATCAACCTGACCGTCGAGCCGAAGACGGTCACCGCCCTCATCGGCCCGTCCGGCTGCGGCAAGTCCACCTTCCTCCGCTCGATCAACCGGATGCACGAGGTGCTTCCGGACGCCCGGGTGGAGGGCAGCCTCACCATCGACGACCAGGACATCTACGACCGGGACGTCGACGTCACCGCGGTCCGGCGGATGATCGGCATGGTCTTCCAGCGGCCGAACCCGTTCCCCACCATGAGCATCTACGAGAACGTGGTGGCCGGGCTGCGGCTCAACGGTGTGCGGCGGAAGTCGCTCCTGGACGAGGCGGCGGAGAAGGCGCTCCGTTCGGCGAACCTGTGGGACGAGGTCAAGGACCGGCTGGGCAAGCCGGGTGCCGGCCTCTCCGGCGGTCAGCAGCAGCGCCTCTGCATCGCCCGGACCATCGCGGTCGAGCCGCAGGTCGTGCTCATGGACGAGCCCTGCTCGGCGCTCGACCCGATCTCCACGCTGGCCATCGAGGACCTGATGTTCCAGCTCAAGGACAAGTTCACGATCATCATCGTCACGCACAACATGCAGCAGGCTGCCCGGGTCTCCGACCGGACGGCGTTCTTCTCGATCGAGAAGACCGGCGACCCGGGCCGGCTGATCGAGTACGACAACACCCAGAAGATCTTCAGCAACCCGAGCGTGAAGAAGACCGAGGACTACATCACCGGTCGCTTCGGCTGA